One region of Juglans regia cultivar Chandler chromosome 4, Walnut 2.0, whole genome shotgun sequence genomic DNA includes:
- the LOC118348160 gene encoding protein FAR1-RELATED SEQUENCE 8-like, producing MAGIRMNKSFGSLVVGAGGFENLPFLEKDCRNYIDKARHLRLGAGGAGALRDYFCRMQYKNPGFFALMDLDDDGRLKNVFWADPRSRAAYQDFGDVVTFDTTYLTNRYGMPFAPFVGVNHHGQSILLGAGLISSEDTETFTWLFQTWLQCMDEQKYYVSNSRSPDYKDSACECEHKVTCNKNYQQTMKENYEGIKLLHQFARLLEQTYDHNNAYSVT from the exons ATGGCTGGCATTCGAATGAACAAGAGTTTCGGATCTCTTGTTGTGGGCGCGGGAGGATTTGAGAACcttccatttttggaaaaagattgtcGCAATTACATCGATAAGGCAAGACATCTACGACTTGGagcaggtggtgctggagcgctTCGAGACTATTTTTGTAGAATGCAGTACAAGAACCCCGGATTCTTTGccttgatggatttagatgatgatgggaggttaaaaaatgtcttttgggcAGATCCACGCAGTAGGGCAGCTTATCAagattttggtgatgtggtaaCATTTGACACCACATACTTGACAAACAGATACGGGATGCCCTTTGctccatttgttggtgtaaaccatcatgggCAGTCGATTCTCTTAGGAGCAGGGTTAATTTCCAGTGAGGACACAGAGACTTTTACATGGTTATTTCAGACCTGGctgcagtgtatggatg agcaaaaatattatgtatccAACTCAAGAAGCCCAGATTATAAGGACTCTGCATGCGAATGTGAGCATAAAGTCACTTGTAATAAGAACTATCAGCAGACAATGAAAGAAAACTACGAAGGAATTAAGCTTTTACATCAGTTTGCTAGGCTTCTAGAGCAAACTTATGACCATAATAATGCTTATTCTGTCACATAA